In Clostridium sp. DL-VIII, the following proteins share a genomic window:
- a CDS encoding helix-turn-helix transcriptional regulator: protein MKLTPIRLRRLKLGIQSETVIDALNISKSTFYKLEQGWASPSPKVIKKLAEIYECTIDEIFKDLKIAE from the coding sequence ATGAAGCTAACACCAATAAGATTAAGAAGATTAAAATTAGGTATTCAAAGTGAAACGGTAATAGATGCACTTAACATAAGCAAAAGTACATTTTACAAATTGGAACAAGGTTGGGCAAGCCCATCACCAAAAGTAATAAAAAAACTTGCAGAAATTTATGAGTGCACAATTGATGAAATATTTAAGGATTTAAAAATAGCAGAATAA
- a CDS encoding nitroreductase family protein, whose product MDDFIIVNSEKCIKCGLCVKICRGTLVMSDSGPKVAKDLCIECGHCVAVCPNGALDNTKSPLQKQVEIREDKLINSDTAAIFLRSRRSIRSFQKKEVSRDTVYKLLDIGRFAPTACNSQGISYHVIDNRIILQEIASVIADWAEESIKNGALKNSPWVQNTASTINQYREENKDTILREAPCLVVATAKRDQQALGRDNTHFSLTYVQLYAQTLGLGSCWSGLFEYCAMTEYEPLLRLMNISKERVVTGGLLIGYPLYSFKRLVDRKPLEITWQ is encoded by the coding sequence ATGGATGATTTTATTATAGTAAATTCTGAAAAATGTATTAAATGTGGCTTGTGTGTAAAAATCTGTAGAGGAACCTTAGTAATGAGTGATTCAGGACCCAAAGTAGCTAAGGATCTTTGTATTGAATGTGGTCATTGTGTAGCTGTTTGTCCAAATGGTGCCTTAGATAACACAAAAAGCCCACTACAGAAACAAGTTGAAATACGAGAAGATAAATTGATCAATTCCGATACTGCTGCCATTTTTCTTAGATCTAGAAGATCCATTAGATCATTTCAGAAAAAAGAAGTATCTCGTGATACAGTTTATAAACTTCTAGATATAGGTAGATTTGCACCAACAGCCTGCAATTCCCAAGGAATTTCATATCATGTTATTGATAATCGCATTATTCTACAAGAGATTGCTTCAGTTATAGCTGACTGGGCGGAAGAATCTATAAAAAATGGTGCATTGAAGAATTCACCATGGGTGCAAAATACTGCTTCAACTATAAATCAATATCGTGAGGAGAACAAAGATACTATTTTAAGAGAAGCCCCATGTTTAGTGGTTGCAACAGCAAAAAGAGATCAACAAGCACTCGGTCGTGACAATACACATTTCTCATTAACATATGTGCAGTTATATGCTCAAACATTGGGGCTTGGAAGTTGCTGGTCAGGATTATTTGAATATTGTGCTATGACAGAATATGAACCCCTTTTAAGGTTAATGAATATTTCTAAGGAGAGAGTGGTAACAGGCGGATTACTGATAGGATATCCGCTATATAGTTTTAAAAGATTGGTAGATAGAAAGCCTTTAGAGATTACATGGCAGTAA
- a CDS encoding SDR family oxidoreductase, translating into MKNILSFDINKELDGKRVLVTGGTKGIGRAIVDRLLNAGATIITTARSIPNDLPNSVGFIQANVSTPEGTEKIISETIDRLGGLDILINNVGGSSSSTAGALTLNDDDWLQTFNQNLFSAVRLDRGFLPSMIKQQKGVIIHISSIQRKLPGIMTMSYSAAKAALTNYSKNLATQFGGDGIRINTIAPGFTETKAAERLIERMAQNSGTDYNGARQELMDNLGGIPLGRPAKPEEIAELAAFLVSDRASYITGSEHIIDGGIIRTI; encoded by the coding sequence ATGAAAAATATTTTATCGTTTGATATTAACAAAGAACTTGATGGTAAACGCGTACTTGTAACAGGTGGAACTAAAGGTATTGGGAGAGCAATTGTTGATCGTTTACTTAACGCTGGTGCAACAATAATAACAACTGCCCGAAGTATACCTAATGACTTACCTAATTCTGTTGGCTTCATTCAAGCAAATGTAAGCACACCAGAGGGCACTGAAAAAATTATTAGTGAAACCATTGATAGGCTTGGTGGTTTGGATATTTTAATAAACAACGTGGGGGGTTCCTCATCATCCACTGCCGGAGCATTAACCTTAAATGACGACGACTGGCTGCAAACGTTCAATCAAAATCTTTTTTCAGCTGTACGACTTGATCGTGGATTTCTACCATCTATGATTAAACAGCAAAAAGGTGTAATAATTCATATCTCATCTATCCAGCGAAAACTTCCTGGAATAATGACTATGTCATACTCTGCTGCTAAGGCAGCTTTAACCAATTACAGCAAAAATCTAGCTACACAGTTTGGTGGAGATGGCATAAGAATAAATACGATTGCTCCTGGTTTTACAGAAACAAAAGCCGCTGAACGCCTCATTGAAAGAATGGCACAAAATTCCGGAACTGATTATAATGGAGCACGTCAAGAACTAATGGATAACCTCGGCGGCATACCACTTGGCCGTCCTGCAAAACCTGAAGAAATTGCTGAGCTTGCTGCTTTTCTTGTATCAGACAGGGCTTCTTACATTACTGGCAGTGAGCATATTATTGATGGTGGAATAATTCGAACTATATAG
- a CDS encoding sugar kinase, whose translation MGKIVTIGEMMLRLSPVGYDRFSQSKQFNAFYGGSEANVSVSLAVFGKETSYVTKLPDNDIAQCAINELRKYGVDTKDIVRGGERIGIYFSEYGESQRPTKFTFDRKGSSMATAKREDFNWDKIFEGAEWFHFSGITPALSEECAKITLDAVKAAKEKGLTISVDLNFRETLWNKEAFSKAIRELLPYCDVSLGSLDEAQMALGEPIDEKADCNEILKKFVEKFNMKYATIILRNRFTAEDVDWTAVLYDGKEFYNAKKYDIHVIDNIGGGDAFAASLIYAITSGYSTQDIIEFATAGSCLKYSMMGDANLSTVAEVENLMYGDATGKEKR comes from the coding sequence ATGGGAAAGATAGTAACAATAGGAGAAATGATGCTTAGACTTTCGCCAGTAGGGTATGACAGATTTTCTCAATCTAAGCAGTTTAATGCATTTTATGGTGGAAGTGAAGCAAATGTATCAGTTTCACTTGCTGTATTTGGAAAGGAAACAAGTTACGTAACTAAACTTCCAGATAACGACATAGCACAATGCGCAATAAATGAATTAAGAAAATATGGAGTTGACACTAAAGACATAGTTAGAGGCGGAGAAAGAATAGGTATTTATTTCAGTGAATACGGAGAATCTCAAAGACCAACTAAGTTTACATTTGACAGAAAAGGCTCTTCAATGGCAACAGCTAAGAGAGAAGACTTTAATTGGGACAAAATTTTTGAAGGAGCAGAATGGTTCCATTTTTCAGGAATAACTCCAGCGCTTTCAGAAGAATGTGCAAAGATTACTTTAGATGCAGTAAAAGCAGCTAAGGAAAAAGGATTAACAATAAGTGTGGATTTAAACTTTAGAGAAACTCTATGGAATAAAGAAGCATTCAGCAAAGCAATAAGAGAACTTCTACCATATTGTGATGTATCTCTTGGAAGTCTTGATGAAGCACAAATGGCATTAGGTGAGCCAATAGATGAAAAAGCAGATTGTAACGAGATACTTAAAAAGTTTGTAGAAAAATTCAATATGAAGTATGCTACAATAATTTTAAGAAATAGATTTACAGCAGAAGATGTAGACTGGACAGCAGTATTATATGATGGAAAAGAATTCTATAATGCTAAGAAGTACGATATACATGTTATAGATAATATAGGTGGAGGAGATGCTTTTGCTGCATCACTTATATATGCAATAACATCAGGATATTCAACTCAAGATATCATTGAGTTTGCAACAGCTGGTTCATGCCTAAAATATAGTATGATGGGTGATGCTAACCTTTCAACAGTAGCTGAAGTTGAAAATCTTATGTATGGTGATGCTACAGGTAAAGAAAAAAGATAA
- a CDS encoding Lsa family ABC-F type ribosomal protection protein, whose translation MSLINVTNLTFAYDGSYDNIFEKVNFQIDTDWKLGFTGRNGRGKTTFLNLLLGKYEYSGSISSNVTFEYFPFKVKNTDYLTIDVVEEIYPDFLEWKLMRELSLLEVSDDVLYRPFNSLSYGEQTKVLLAALFLKENSFLLIDEPTNHLDMNARELVSNYLNTKKGFILISHDRAFLDNCVDHILSINKTNIEIQKGNFSSWWENKKRQDGFELAENEKLKKDINRLSEAAKQTGSWSNKVEKTKNGMRNSGSKVDKGYIGHKAAKMMKRSKSIETRQQAAIDEKSKLLKNIENSESLKISQLPYHKGKLVELENVSILYGDATICKDVSFTIEQGDRLALIGRNGCGKSSVMKLIYGNDIDYTGTFRKGSQLKISYVSQDTSNLNGNLTDYARDNDIDESLFKSILRKLDFSRTQFEKDMSAFSGGQKKKVLIAKSLCEKAHLYIWDEPLNFIDVISRMQIEELLLSYLPTILFVEHDSEFSKNIATKIFEF comes from the coding sequence ATGTCTTTAATAAACGTAACAAATTTAACTTTTGCCTATGATGGCAGCTATGATAATATATTTGAAAAAGTAAACTTTCAAATAGATACTGATTGGAAACTAGGTTTTACAGGAAGAAATGGAAGAGGCAAAACGACATTTCTTAATTTACTCCTTGGCAAATATGAATATAGTGGTAGTATTTCTTCTAATGTAACCTTTGAATACTTTCCTTTTAAGGTAAAAAATACAGATTATCTTACTATTGATGTAGTTGAAGAGATTTATCCAGACTTTCTTGAGTGGAAATTAATGCGTGAGCTTTCTTTACTTGAAGTTTCTGATGATGTTTTATACCGCCCTTTTAATTCATTATCTTATGGAGAGCAGACAAAAGTACTCCTTGCAGCTTTGTTTCTTAAGGAAAATAGCTTTTTATTGATTGATGAGCCAACAAATCATCTTGATATGAATGCAAGAGAACTTGTTAGTAACTATCTTAATACTAAAAAAGGTTTTATTTTAATATCACATGACAGGGCTTTTCTCGATAACTGTGTTGATCATATTCTTTCAATCAATAAAACCAATATCGAAATTCAAAAGGGTAACTTTTCCTCATGGTGGGAAAATAAAAAAAGACAAGATGGTTTTGAGCTTGCAGAAAATGAAAAACTTAAGAAAGATATTAATCGATTATCTGAAGCTGCTAAACAAACAGGCAGCTGGTCTAACAAAGTAGAGAAAACAAAAAACGGAATGCGAAACTCTGGTTCAAAAGTGGATAAAGGCTACATTGGACATAAAGCTGCTAAAATGATGAAGCGCTCTAAATCAATTGAAACCAGACAACAGGCTGCTATTGATGAAAAATCTAAGCTTCTTAAAAATATTGAAAACTCTGAAAGCCTAAAAATTTCTCAGCTTCCGTATCATAAAGGCAAACTTGTAGAACTTGAAAATGTATCAATACTTTATGGTGATGCTACTATCTGCAAGGATGTAAGCTTTACTATCGAACAAGGTGATAGATTAGCCCTTATAGGTAGAAATGGTTGTGGAAAATCAAGTGTTATGAAACTTATTTATGGTAATGATATAGATTATACAGGCACTTTTAGAAAAGGAAGTCAGCTTAAAATATCCTATGTCTCACAAGATACATCTAATCTTAATGGTAATTTAACCGATTATGCTAGAGATAATGATATTGATGAAAGTCTTTTTAAATCTATTTTAAGAAAACTTGATTTTTCAAGAACTCAATTTGAAAAGGATATGTCAGCTTTTAGCGGTGGACAGAAGAAAAAAGTATTAATTGCCAAAAGCCTTTGTGAAAAAGCTCATTTATATATCTGGGATGAACCTCTTAATTTTATAGATGTTATCTCTCGTATGCAAATAGAAGAATTATTACTGTCATACTTACCAACCATTTTATTTGTGGAACATGATAGTGAATTTTCAAAGAATATTGCAACAAAAATTTTTGAATTCTAG
- a CDS encoding DNA-3-methyladenine glycosylase I, which translates to MLEKKRCSWCLDEGIMQDYHDREWGIPVHDDRKQFEFITLEIMQAGLNWKLMLKKREVFRQCFDNFDFDKIVEYGEEKIEKILLIDGMIKSRRKVEAVINNAKKFQEIIEQYGSFDKYIWGFTDGKTVIYKEHQSGNIPSKNELSDEISKELKKRGFKFLGSITVYSHLQASGIINDHVCDCFMYEDLIKKYPVTYK; encoded by the coding sequence ATGTTAGAGAAAAAAAGATGCAGTTGGTGTTTAGATGAAGGAATAATGCAGGATTATCATGATCGTGAATGGGGAATACCTGTTCATGATGATAGAAAGCAGTTTGAATTTATCACACTAGAGATAATGCAGGCAGGATTAAACTGGAAGTTGATGCTTAAAAAGAGAGAAGTTTTCAGGCAGTGTTTTGATAATTTTGATTTTGATAAAATAGTTGAATATGGAGAAGAGAAAATAGAAAAAATCTTACTGATTGATGGAATGATAAAATCAAGAAGAAAAGTAGAAGCAGTCATCAATAATGCAAAAAAATTTCAAGAAATAATAGAGCAATATGGTTCTTTTGATAAATACATATGGGGCTTTACAGATGGAAAAACAGTGATTTACAAAGAACATCAATCTGGAAATATACCATCTAAAAATGAATTATCTGATGAGATAAGTAAGGAATTAAAGAAACGAGGTTTTAAATTTCTCGGATCTATCACTGTATATTCTCATTTACAGGCCAGTGGTATTATAAATGATCATGTTTGCGACTGTTTTATGTATGAGGACTTAATAAAAAAATATCCTGTTACATATAAATAA
- a CDS encoding hydrolase encodes MNNTITREEAFDLLKKYNKEPFHILHGLTVEGVMKWYAEQLGYVEEAEYWGIVGLLHDIDFEMWPEEHCIKAQELLKEANVSEEIIHSVCSHGYGICVEIKPEHTMEKVLFAADELTGLIGAAARMRPSKSVMDMELSSLKKKFKDKKFAAGCSRDVIKYGAEMLGWSLDELLEKTIFAMRSCEESVNESMKAFE; translated from the coding sequence ATGAATAATACAATTACAAGGGAAGAAGCATTTGATTTGCTTAAAAAATATAATAAGGAGCCATTTCATATACTTCATGGTCTTACAGTTGAAGGCGTTATGAAGTGGTACGCAGAGCAGCTTGGTTATGTAGAAGAAGCTGAATATTGGGGGATCGTGGGACTTTTACATGATATTGATTTTGAAATGTGGCCAGAAGAACATTGTATAAAAGCACAAGAATTATTGAAAGAAGCCAATGTAAGTGAAGAGATAATTCATTCAGTATGTAGTCATGGATATGGAATTTGTGTTGAAATTAAACCTGAGCACACTATGGAGAAAGTATTATTTGCAGCGGATGAATTAACAGGCTTAATAGGTGCAGCAGCAAGAATGCGCCCTTCAAAGAGCGTAATGGATATGGAATTATCTAGCTTAAAGAAGAAGTTTAAAGATAAAAAATTTGCTGCAGGATGCTCTAGAGATGTTATTAAGTATGGAGCAGAAATGCTTGGATGGAGTTTAGATGAACTTTTAGAAAAAACAATTTTTGCAATGAGGTCTTGCGAAGAATCTGTGAATGAATCAATGAAAGCCTTTGAATAA
- a CDS encoding zinc ribbon domain-containing protein, with the protein MENLICQSCGMPMESKEVLGTNNDGSNNEEYCIYCYQKGNFTSPNVTMEKEIEICVPFMKEAGMTEVEAKRLLQETLPNLKRWKK; encoded by the coding sequence ATGGAAAATTTAATTTGTCAAAGCTGCGGCATGCCTATGGAATCTAAAGAAGTTCTTGGTACAAATAATGATGGAAGTAACAATGAAGAGTATTGTATTTATTGTTATCAGAAAGGAAATTTCACTTCTCCTAATGTAACTATGGAGAAAGAAATTGAAATTTGTGTTCCTTTTATGAAGGAGGCTGGGATGACTGAAGTTGAAGCGAAAAGGCTTTTACAAGAAACACTTCCTAATCTTAAAAGATGGAAGAAATAA
- the hisS gene encoding histidine--tRNA ligase has protein sequence MKINKIQPSILPGFMELLPKEQKIFKDILRKITKVYEENGFLEMDTPIIEKSEVLLAKSAGETEKQVYRFTKGNNDLSLRFDLTVPFARFAAQHFNELIFPFKRYQVGKVFRGERNQKGRYREFYQCDIDIIGKNELSINNDALVISLVSKGFKAIGLKNYKFQINNRKILTEILKSLEIINTTEVMRLIDKYDKIGAEEFKQSLDELVGKEKADAVNKIININGSNEEIIEKLKKLNINSEEFEKGIEELVSVEKMLKLFGVKDKEHVINLKIIRGLDYYTGTVFETFLIGNENYGSICSGGRYDNLAQNYTDSILPGVGISIGLTRLFFVLKEIGFIDNYKVEKSIEYLIIPIGNTLEYCGEVYKRLLEKQKYAEIYLEDDKLKKKLNYANKLEIANVVLVGEEEVLNRQVKLKDMSSGEEKIINIDEI, from the coding sequence ATGAAAATTAATAAAATACAGCCAAGTATATTACCGGGGTTTATGGAGCTATTGCCTAAGGAACAAAAAATATTTAAGGATATATTAAGAAAAATAACAAAAGTATATGAGGAGAATGGATTTTTAGAAATGGACACACCTATTATTGAAAAATCAGAGGTGTTGCTTGCTAAGAGTGCAGGGGAAACAGAAAAGCAGGTTTACAGATTTACTAAAGGAAATAATGATTTATCTTTGAGATTTGATTTAACAGTGCCTTTTGCTAGATTTGCTGCTCAACATTTTAATGAACTTATATTTCCGTTTAAAAGATATCAGGTTGGAAAAGTCTTTAGAGGAGAAAGAAATCAAAAGGGAAGATATAGAGAGTTTTATCAGTGTGATATTGATATTATAGGAAAAAATGAACTTAGCATTAATAACGATGCCTTAGTAATAAGCTTGGTATCAAAGGGATTTAAAGCTATTGGTCTAAAGAACTATAAATTCCAAATAAATAATAGGAAAATATTAACGGAGATTTTGAAGAGTTTAGAAATAATAAATACAACTGAGGTTATGAGATTAATTGATAAGTACGATAAAATAGGGGCTGAAGAATTTAAGCAATCTTTAGATGAACTGGTTGGAAAAGAAAAAGCCGATGCTGTTAATAAGATCATCAACATTAATGGAAGTAATGAAGAAATAATTGAAAAACTAAAAAAATTAAATATAAATTCAGAGGAATTTGAAAAAGGTATTGAGGAGCTTGTTTCAGTTGAAAAAATGCTAAAGCTTTTTGGAGTAAAAGATAAGGAGCATGTAATAAATTTAAAGATAATAAGAGGACTTGATTATTATACGGGAACAGTATTTGAGACATTCTTAATAGGAAATGAAAACTATGGCTCTATATGTTCAGGGGGGAGATATGATAACTTGGCTCAAAATTACACAGATAGTATCCTGCCTGGAGTTGGAATATCAATTGGTCTCACAAGGTTATTTTTTGTGTTAAAGGAAATAGGGTTTATTGACAATTATAAAGTGGAAAAATCAATAGAGTATTTGATTATTCCAATTGGAAATACCTTAGAATATTGTGGTGAGGTATATAAGAGATTATTGGAAAAACAAAAATATGCAGAGATATATCTTGAAGACGATAAGCTTAAGAAAAAACTTAACTATGCCAATAAATTAGAAATAGCAAATGTAGTGCTTGTTGGAGAAGAGGAGGTTTTAAATAGACAAGTGAAACTTAAAGATATGTCTAGTGGAGAAGAAAAGATAATCAATATTGATGAAATTTAA